One segment of Cardiocondyla obscurior isolate alpha-2009 linkage group LG13, Cobs3.1, whole genome shotgun sequence DNA contains the following:
- the LOC139107639 gene encoding phosphotriesterase-related protein yields the protein MTDNLPDSVNTVLGSKPLSELGRILTHEHLAVDVTKFYTPPPKHLKYYPSGCPSLQTIGYIRQYPYSNIYNMELFGDDAAKAVYKDVELFKEAGGGTIVENSNHGLKRDVPFLKNVSQSSGVNIIAGTGFYVASSQNASTLNMTEENMYNLMRKELEENCVEASDVKAGFIGEVGSTWPIEDFEKRAIRATGEVQAQLHCSVSFHPGRDPSAPMEIMRIYQEAGGDASKAIMSHIDRTLITKDQIMEFADATKCYIQFDLFGIETSLYQLNPTIDMISDAGRIKRISQLKEEGKLNRVLMSQDIHTKHRLTHFGGHGYTHIINNIAPVMIERDFTIEEIETLTIENPKKWLSRK from the exons ATGACCGATAATCTTCCGGATAGCGTGAATACCG tgcTCGGAAGTAAACCGTTGTCCGAGCTCGGGAGAATTCTGACGCATGAGCATTTAGCTGTGGATGTTACTAAATTTTACACACCACCGCCGAAGCATCTTAAGTATTATCCTAGCGGCTGCCCGTCTCTTCAGACCATCGGATACATTCGACAATATCC atatagtaatatatacaatatggAACTTTTCGGTGACGATGCGGCGAAAGCTGTTTATAAAGACgtggaattatttaaagaagcCGGCGGCGGAACCATCGTAGAGAATAGCAACCACGGTTTGAAGCGTGATGTTCCTTTCTTAAAGAACGTCAGCCAGTCTTCAGGAGTTAACATCATTGCGGGAACTG GATTTTACGTCGCCAGTAGCCAAAACGCATCGACTCTCAATATGACCGAGGAAAATATGTACAACTTGATGCGCAAAGAGTTGGAAGAGAATTGTGTAGAAGCTTCCGACGTGAAAGCGGGATTTATTGGAGAAGTCGGTAGTACTTGGCCGATCGAAG ACTTTGAAAAACGCGCTATCCGTGCGACCGGCGAGGTTCAAGCTCAATTACATTGCTCCGTAAGCTTTCACCCTGGAAGAGACCCATCAGCGCCTATGGAAATAATGAGAATCTACCAAGAGGCCGGTGGAGACGCAAGCAAGGCCATTATGTCTCACATTGATC gcACGTTAATAACAAAAGATCAAATCATGGAATTTGCTGATGCTACCAAATGTTACATTCAGTTCGACTTGTTCGGCATCGAGACTTCTTTATATCAGTTAAACCCAACAATCGATATGATATCGGACGCAGGACGTATCAAACGTATTTCGCAGCTCAAGGAGGAGGGTAAATTGAATCGGGTTCTTATGAGTCAGGACATACACACTAAACATCGGCTG ACACATTTTGGTGGGCACGGATATACTCACATCATTAACAACATTGCGCCAGTCATGATAGAAAGAGACTTCACGATTGAAGAAATTGAAACGTTAACAATTGAAAATCCTAAAAAATGGCTTTCCAGGAAATAA